In a single window of the Rhodoferax saidenbachensis genome:
- the xseA gene encoding exodeoxyribonuclease VII large subunit, producing MPTSVSRVWPVGALCRAIADALDARFNPVSVGGEITGFTRAASGHCYFSLKDESGQLRCAMFKRAAGMLDFSPRDGERVEVRGRLGVYEPRGELQLIVETMRRAGQGTLFEQFLQLKAKLEAEGLFAPERKRALPVLPRGIGLVTSLGAAALHDVVTALQRRVPHIPVVLAPASVQGGQAPAELAQALSNLYLLAQDPRGLEAEKASKNAPMVDVILLVRGGGSMEDLWAFNDEQLARTIAASPVPVISGVGHETDFTIADFVADMRAPTPTAAAELVCEPTQVWLGATQMLEDRLHDAMQRYLDRQSQRMDLVSSRIGRPSALSAQQRLRLATAEQQLQHALRTAMQSRRTEVQRWQQALTPAVGRVAQAQRERVARAALRLELLDPSLVLQRGYAWLCDEAGQAITSVAQVHVGQGVRATLADGAVDLVAHGRSTN from the coding sequence ATGCCAACTTCGGTATCGCGCGTATGGCCGGTCGGTGCGCTGTGCCGTGCCATCGCCGACGCGCTGGACGCCCGCTTCAACCCGGTGAGTGTGGGCGGCGAGATCACCGGTTTCACCCGCGCTGCCAGCGGGCACTGCTACTTTTCCCTGAAGGACGAAAGCGGCCAGTTGCGCTGCGCCATGTTCAAGCGGGCAGCAGGCATGTTGGACTTCAGCCCGCGCGACGGCGAACGTGTGGAAGTGCGCGGCCGATTGGGCGTGTACGAGCCGCGCGGCGAACTTCAACTGATTGTGGAGACCATGCGCCGCGCGGGCCAGGGCACGCTGTTTGAGCAGTTCCTGCAACTCAAGGCCAAGCTGGAAGCAGAAGGCCTGTTTGCCCCCGAGCGCAAACGCGCGTTGCCAGTCTTGCCCCGGGGCATTGGCCTGGTGACCTCTCTGGGCGCCGCGGCCCTGCACGATGTGGTGACGGCCTTGCAACGGCGCGTGCCGCATATCCCGGTGGTGCTGGCGCCGGCTTCGGTGCAGGGGGGCCAAGCGCCCGCCGAGCTGGCCCAGGCGCTATCAAATTTATATCTGCTCGCGCAAGATCCGCGCGGTCTGGAGGCCGAAAAGGCTTCAAAAAATGCCCCAATGGTCGATGTGATCCTGCTGGTGCGGGGTGGCGGCTCCATGGAAGATTTGTGGGCCTTCAACGACGAACAACTGGCGCGCACCATTGCGGCCAGCCCGGTACCGGTGATTAGCGGCGTGGGGCATGAAACCGACTTCACTATTGCCGACTTTGTGGCCGATATGCGCGCGCCCACGCCCACGGCCGCAGCCGAGCTGGTGTGTGAACCCACGCAGGTCTGGCTGGGTGCCACACAAATGCTGGAAGACCGGCTGCACGACGCGATGCAGCGGTATCTGGACCGGCAGTCCCAGCGCATGGACCTGGTGTCCAGCCGCATTGGCCGGCCTTCCGCGCTGTCGGCCCAGCAGCGCTTGCGCCTGGCCACGGCGGAGCAGCAACTGCAGCATGCCCTGCGCACCGCCATGCAGAGCCGCCGCACCGAGGTGCAGCGCTGGCAGCAGGCTTTGACCCCGGCAGTGGGCCGGGTGGCACAGGCACAGCGTGAGCGTGTCGCGCGGGCTGCGTTGCGGCTGGAGTTGCTCGATCCTTCGCTGGTGCTGCAGCGCGGGTACGCGTGGCTCTGCGACGAAGCAGGGCAGGCAATTACCAGCGTGGCCCAAGTCCATGTAGGGCAGGGCGTGCGTGCCACCCTTGCTGATGGTGCGGTCGATCTGGTAGCGCACGGACGCAGCACCAATTAG
- a CDS encoding superoxide dismutase: MEHTLPALPYAIDALAPAYSKETLEFHHGKHHNAYVVNLNNLQKGTEFESMSLEEIIKKSSGGIYNNSAQIWNHTFFWNCMKPAGGGEPTGALAAAINAKWGSYAAFKEAFVKSAVGNFGSGWTWLVKKADGSVDIVNTGAAGTPLTTADKALLTVDVWEHAYYIDYRNMRPKFVETFLDKLVNWGFAEANFA; encoded by the coding sequence ATGGAACATACCTTGCCCGCACTGCCTTACGCCATTGACGCTTTGGCACCCGCTTACTCCAAAGAAACTTTGGAATTCCACCACGGCAAGCACCACAACGCCTATGTGGTCAACCTCAACAATCTGCAAAAGGGCACCGAGTTTGAAAGCATGTCCCTGGAAGAAATCATCAAGAAATCCAGCGGCGGCATCTACAACAACTCGGCCCAGATCTGGAACCACACTTTCTTCTGGAACTGCATGAAGCCCGCTGGCGGCGGCGAACCCACCGGTGCACTGGCTGCGGCCATCAATGCCAAGTGGGGCAGCTACGCAGCCTTCAAGGAAGCCTTCGTGAAGTCCGCCGTGGGCAACTTCGGTTCGGGCTGGACCTGGTTGGTCAAGAAGGCTGACGGTTCGGTGGACATCGTCAACACCGGCGCTGCCGGCACACCCCTGACCACCGCTGACAAGGCCTTGCTGACCGTGGACGTTTGGGAACACGCTTACTACATCGACTACCGCAACATGCGTCCCAAGTTTGTCGAGACTTTCCTCGACAAACTGGTGAACTGGGGCTTTGCAGAAGCCAACTTCGCCTGA